The following are encoded in a window of Magnolia sinica isolate HGM2019 chromosome 11, MsV1, whole genome shotgun sequence genomic DNA:
- the LOC131218557 gene encoding probable galacturonosyltransferase-like 1, which yields MPYPKHPPFLFLSLLILFFSFSSNATLSSPQFREAPQFYNSPNCPSIPRTISICAPSTVHVAMTLDTAYLRGSMAAILSVLQHSSCPQNVAFHFVAASNDDHLRSMISASFPYLRFRVYHFNESIVSRLISTSIRAALDRPLNYARTYLASLLPACVRRVVYLDSDLVLVDDITKLSATELGDSSVLAAPEYCNANFTTYFTPAFWSNPTLSLTFAGRKACYFNTGVMVIDLSRWRAGDYTARIEEWMELQKRMRIYELGSLPPFLLVFAGNIAAVDHRWNQHGLGGDNFRGLCRDLHPGPVSLLHWSGKGKPWARLDANRPCPLDALWAPYDLLQTPFALDS from the coding sequence ATGCCTTATCCTAAGCACCCtcccttcctcttcctctctctcctcattctcttcttttccttctcatCCAATGCCACTCTCTCATCCCCACAATTTCGTGAAGCCCCGCAATTCTACAATTCCCCAAACTGCCCCTCGATCCCACGCACCATCTCCATCTGCGCCCCCTCCACCGTCCACGTGGCGATGACCCTCGACACGGCCTACCTCCGCGGATCAATGGCTGCGATTCTCTCCGTACTCCAGCACTCATCCTGCCCCCAGAACGTCGCCTTCCACTTCGTCGCCGCGTCCAACGACGACCACCTCCGGAGCATGATATCCGCCTCCTTCCCTTACCTCCGATTCCGAGTCTACCACTTCAATGAATCGATCGTGTCGCGACTCATCTCGACCTCGATCCGAGCCGCGCTGGATCGTCCCCTGAACTACGCCCGCACCTACCTGGCCTCACTCCTCCCGGCCTGCGTCCGTCGGGTCGTCTACCTCGACTCGGACCTGGTCCTGGTCGATGACATTACGAAACTCTCGGCGACTGAGCTAGGCGATTCATCCGTGCTGGCCGCGCCGGAGTACTGCAACGCCAACTTCACCACGTATTTCACCCCGGCCTTCTGGTCCAACCCCACCCTCTCGCTAACGTTCGCCGGGAGGAAGGCGTGCTACTTCAACACAGGCGTGATGGTTATAGATCTGAGCCGTTGGCGCGCAGGGGACTACACGGCCAGGATCGAAGAGTGGATGGAGCTGCAGAAGCGGATGCGGATCTACGAGCTCGGATCGCTCCCGCCATTCCTCCTCGTCTTCGCTGGTAACATAGCAGCCGTCGATCACAGATGGAACCAGCACGGCCTCGGCGGTGACAATTTCCGGGGACTCTGCCGGGATCTGCATCCGGGCCCGGTTAGTCTGCTGCATTGGAGCGGGAAAGGCAAGCCCTGGGCCCGTCTCGACGCCAACCGTCCGTGCCCGCTAGACGCGCTCTGGGCGCCCTACGATCTCCTCCAGACCCCGTTTGCGCTGGATTCTTGA